From the Scatophagus argus isolate fScaArg1 chromosome 21, fScaArg1.pri, whole genome shotgun sequence genome, one window contains:
- the tnrc6ba gene encoding trinucleotide repeat-containing gene 6B protein isoform X1: MEDKKRKKDDKRKREASQKVTEQKNKVPELTKPASAQSSATQSSSASPSPGPTPSASPSPATLGPGSAATPSQGGNNAKRLAVANGQPTSTTISSSTVGSPSAAGNGSASSGAQAPQQQPRYMPREVPPRFRCQQDHKVLLKRGQPPLSSMLLGGGGGGDGPNANMAAVSDSGAAASSSALTSSSVAASTTTSNYANSMWGASSGSQTSSQGREKVIVDGNNLEEWPSIAGSDGGGASFTGAGGGSSSNGMPVNSISASGNQSSPTSSFSLPNECMQSSNSVAWGMAASQGHLGGGNAVAAAGPLLQQPSSLSKASAVPGSHDASGPIDGSSGIPGANFNPNANPSAWPALVQQDGPAAAGEGGSSTFYHQGSGGSLSANNSASLGLGLGGGPVGVLGGHPPLSVNQSSTHERQLHQMQSRDREMGGGAWDTESAGPKIAGAEGIGGGMDHGVGGGEINVGDHNLTSSWRGQPSYPAANSKTGASRTDGWEGEGGGTGGFGAAEGDNGTSGWGYPSSTTGVNAWGSAGTGGNGSQTSGVSQGGWGSSGVGGDRGVSGGDWGGNSTGIGGVNPGGEVMGGACSSNSSSSGGSTAGNAPATSSSSSTATTMTRAWDNQKGEGETGEWGGGCGQGAQGGSSSSGGNSRSGSGPNSSHSRSRRLAPNADAALQNLLNRSDLDPRVLSNTGWGQTQIRQNTAWDFEEHGAQSKGGSSSAASKHPSSLGGSSQYSGGPRAHFTDSVGPGANPSLVPSAGSSGEGWESSSNSSSSGASLSGRVPPSGTNMRNLGVSQSGPVTTTGPGMGSGMIPGHSQQGKASGWGGGAMGPGDGQEAKGWGNEEWGDSSRGWGELAQQGDPVSGGWAGSQEEKGTGGWKEVGGNGGGSGWGSGQKVGAGRDWGEQQSKSNSGGGGGWEDESKNGGNSGGDSGVGGWGSWEDGAPRRTWGAGGTGGGGSGGGGMGVVGGMGSKPHQSWSGGNKMHQMPNSLSGSITGPQAQLQQQQSQPRNQHPQRQQALDQGAMQGGGGRKPISQAQNQNQSSGWTSGPIPGGSGGCGSGSEPSGWEEPSPQSLSRKNEIDDGTSAWGDPTHYNYKPVNLWDKNSAPASQQPLGQGHAQQQQQQGPPIQQQPSRQTAGLGGNRDFNTGHGSGKTSALGPSGWGGTSPTSPTVDNGTAAWGKPSDTPSGWGDPDDAGGKTTGWGNPSPNPIKSGSKSMQDGWGDKEGSVAASRHSSWEDEEEGGGMWNSTGSQGSGSSWGQGSNGGWGQNHTGKKPGNKGPLKAGGGDSWMSPINRQFSNMGLLNDDTSGPNIDLAPGSLQEKKMDVEKRGMGMNDYNGDMRKSGRGGGGAMAYRPPVSKEAAPGDAGSYYDKTLPLTNQDWCLGEEGPCSLYSPPTVYKPHSLFNHTIPFRQGGHSIFGSGGGMAQSRHQPSVPPINQSPGIRAQVPHQFLSPQVPGSMLKQMPPPSGNVGGVGGVGGVAGLGGGVFPPQLSPQHIAMLSSIYPPHIQFQLACQLLLQQQQQQPQQQQQQLLQNQRKFTPNVRQQADPQQLARIMAVLQQQRQQQQVGGLGSSSKLSPSHHGGVGGGGPKLPGADPLSHPGLVGSVADLHQKTLGPYSGFGSGVNLPGLDLGGSVVGGPGSMKDLGGQQSRFKWMMEGHSSPDTSSPENAIHKNGPVTPMKMPGGSPYSQYDMMVGEGLGENWHRTPGNKMGTKPPTTPSWPPEFQPGVPWKGIDRVDPESDPYMTPGSMMGNAVSPSLNDTEHQLLQDNTDSTPPLNTLLPSPGAWPYSASDSPLNNAHNTAKYTDYKTSWPPEPIGHKSWKASRGSSQSQLSRPPPGLASQKQPSPSPWSGGGPRLAGRGWGGGSSTTGSSWSDGSSRESCWLVLSNLTPQIDGSTLRTICMQHGPLLTFHLGLTQGTALIRYSSKQEAAKAQSALHMCVLGNTTILAEFVSEEDVARYIAHSQAGGAGSGGTTAGSAGTGSTAASTVGVNSNGGSCERGGAGGSNGGGGGGAGVEGGSTAGGGGNGGAGHSSSGWQSLDSTGSSSDQSVSQGPALGIFAQWSSNGTGVGGAGSVEAGRQGLWGGMSGMSGAGYPSSSLWGSPALEDRHQMGSPASLLPGDLLGGGADSI, encoded by the exons ATGGaagacaagaaaaggaaaaaagacgacaaaaggaaaagggaagcCTCTCAGAAG gtcacagaacaaaaaaacaaag TGCCAGAATTGACCAAGCCGGCATCTGCCCAGTCTTCTGCCACtcagagcagctctgcctcCCCCAGCCCTGGacccaccccctctgcctctccatccCCAGCCACCTTGGGCCCTGGCAGTGCTGCCACCCCGTCACAGGGAGGCAACAATGCCAAGCGCCTGGCAGTGGCCAACGGACaacccacctccaccaccattTCTTCCTCCACCGTTGGAAGCCCCAGTGCTGCTGGAAACGGCAGTGCGAGTAGCGGAGCCCAGGCGCCTCAGCAGCAACCACGCTACATGCCGAGAGAAGTTCCGCCACGATTCCGCTGCCAGCAGGACCATAAAGTGCTACTGAAGAGAGGTCAGCCACCACTGTCCTCCATGCTGctgggagggggaggaggaggggatggcCCCAATGCAAACATGGCTGCTGTCTCAG ATTCTGGTGCAGCTGCCTCCTCATCTGCTCTCACCTCATCATCTGTTGCTGCTTCTACTACTACTTCTAATTATGCAAATTCCATGTGGGGGGCGAGCTCAGGCAGCCAGACCTCCTCTCAGGGCAGGGAGAAGGTGATTGTTGATGGCAACAACCTGGAGGAGTGGCCTAGCATCGCTGGCAGTGATGGGGGAGGAGCTTCTTTCACTGGAGCTGGagggggcagcagcagcaacggAATGCCTGTGAACAGCATCAGTGCCTCTGGCAACCAATCCTCACCCACTTCTTCGTTCTCTTTGCCCAATGAATGTATGCAGTCGTCCAACAGTGTGGCGTGGGGGATGGCTGCCTCCCAGGGTCATCTTGGAGGAGGGAATGCAGTAGCTGCAGCTGGGCCTCTGCTACAACAACCCTCCTCACTTTCCAAAGCCTCCGCTGTGCCAGGGAGCCATGATGCCAGTGGCCCCATTGATGGCAGCAGTGGGATTCCAGGTGCCAATTTCAATCCAAATGCCAACCCTTCGGCCTGGCCTGCCCTGGTGCAGCAGGATGGGCCCGCTGCTGCAGGTGAAGGAGGTTCATCCACCTTCTATCACCAGGGCTCTGGAGGGTCTTTGTCTGCCAACAACTCTGCTTCCCTGGGCCTGGGTCTTGGAGGCGGGCCAGTCGGTGTACTCGGGGGTCACCCACCTTTATCTGTGAATCAATCAAGCACCCATGAGCGCCAACTTCACCAAATGCaatccagagacagagagatgggaggGGGGGCGTGGGACACCGAATCAGCGGGACCAAAAATCGCAGGGGCGGAAGGGATTGGGGGAGGAATGGACCATGGTGTGGGAGGAGGTGAGATTAATGTGGGAGACCACAACCTTACCTCCTCATGGAGAGGCCAGCCTTCTTACCCTGCAGCTAACTCCAAAACAGGTGCCTCAAGGACTGATGGATGGGAAGGCGAAGGAGGTGGCACAGGGGGATTCGGAGCTGCTGAAGGAGATAATGGGACTTCGGGATGGGGATATCCGAGTTCCACTACTGGGGTTAATGCTTGGGGCAGTGCTGGAACTGGGGGAAATGGTAGTCAAACCTCCGGGGTATCTCAGGGAGGGTGGGGGTCATCAGGAGTAGGAGGAGATAGAGGGGTTTCTGGTGGTGATTGGGGTGGGAACTCCACTGGTATTGGAGGAGTTAATCCAGGAGGAGAGGTAATGGGTGGAGCCTGCAGtagtaacagcagcagtagtgGGGGCAGCACAGCTGGCAATGCCCCtgccacttcctcctcttcctcaacaGCCACCACTATGACCAGAGCTTGGGACAATCAGAAGGGAGAGGGTGAAACAGGGGAATGGGGTGGGGGATGTGGACAGGGAGCACAGGGAGGATCTTCATCCAGTGGTGGAAATTCCAGAAGTGGAAGTGGGCCTAATAGCAGTCACAGTCGTTCTCGCCGCTTGGCACCTAATGCAGACGCTGCCTTACAGAACCTGCTCAATCGCTCTGATCTGGACCCTCGGGTCCTGTCCAACACAGGCTGGGGTCAGACACAGATCCGACAAAACACGGCCTGGGACTTTGAAGAACATGGAGCTCAGAGTAAAGGTGGATCATCATCAGCTGCATCGAAACACCCATCTTCTCTTGGTGGTTCTTCTCAGTATTCTGGCGGACCTAGGGCCCACTTCACTGATTCTGTAGGTCCAGGAGCGAATCCTTCATTGGTCCCATCTGCTGGGTCTTCTGGAGAGGGCTgggagagcagcagcaacagtagcAGTAGTGGAGCCTCTCTCTCTGGGAGAGTCCCACCTTCAGGCACCAACATGAGGAATCTTGGCGTCTCACAATCTGGGCCAGTGACCACAACAGGACCTGGTATGGGGTCAGGGATGATACCAGGACATAGCCAGCAGGGGAAGGCTTCAGGATGGGGTGGAGGTGCCATGGGGCCTGGGGATGGCCAGGAGGCCAAGGGTTGGGGAAATGAGGAATGGGGAGACAGTAGTAGAGGATGGGGTGAACTTGCACAACAGGGAGACCCAGTGAGTGGAGGTTGGGCGGGAAGTCAGGAGGAGAAAGGGACTGGGGGGTGGAAAGAAGTGGGAGGCaatggaggaggaagtggatggGGATCAGGGCAGAAGGTTGGGGCAGGTAGGGACTGGGGAGAGCAACAGTCCAAATCAAatagtggaggaggaggaggatgggaggaCGAAAGCAAGAATGGAGGAAACTCAGGTGGGGATTCGGGTGTGGGTGGCTGGGGAAGCTGGGAGGATGGGGCTCCCCGGAGAACATGGGGAGCAGGGGGCACAGGGGGAGGtgggagtggaggagggggaaTGGGTGTTGTTGGTGGCATGGGGTCCAAACCCCATCAGAGTTGGAGTGGAGGAAACAAAATGCACCAGATGCCAAACAGCCTGTCGGGCTCCATCACAGGCCCACAGGCACAACTGCAACAGCAACAATCACAGCCCCGCAATCAGCATCCACAGCGACAGCAAGCGTTGGACCAAGGGGCTATGCAAGGGGGCGGGGGGAGAAAACCCATCTCTCAAGCCCAGAATCAGAACCAAAGCTCAGGCTGGACTTCGGGGCCCATTCCTGGTGGTTCTGGAGGATGTGGAAGTGGATCTGAACCAAGTGGCTGGGAAGAACCCTCGCCACAGTCCTTAAGCAGGAAGAACGAGATAGATGATGGAACATCAGCATGGGGAGACCCCACCCATTACAATTACAAGCCGGTCAACCTGTGGGATAAGAACAGTGCCCCTGCTAGTCAGCAGCCACTTGGTCAGGGTCatgctcagcagcagcaacagcagggaCCTCCGATACAGCAGCAGCCCAGCAGACAGACTGCAGGGCTTGGAGGTAACAGAGACTTCAACACTGGCCATGGTTCTGGAAAAACTTCAGCTCTAG gTCCGTCAGGCTGGGGTGGTACTTCTCCAACTAGTCCTACGGTAGATAATGGCACAGCAGCTTGGGGAAAGCCAAGTGACACTCCTTCGGGCTGGGGAGACCCTGACGATGCTGGAGGGAAGACAACGGGCTGGGGAAACCCTTCTCCCAACCCCATCAAATCTG GTTCAAAGTCTATGCAAGATGGTTGGGGGGACAAAGAGGGCTCTGTGGCTGCCTCCCGTCACTCAAGctgggaggatgaggaggagggagggggcatGTGGAACAGCACTGGCTCCCAGGGAAGTGGTTCGTCTTGGGGACAAGGAAGCAATGGGGGCTGGGGACAGAACCACACAGGAAAGAAGCCCGGCAACAAG gGTCCACTGAAGGCTGGTGGAGGAGACTCTTGGATGAGCCCCATCAATAGACAGTTCTCTAACATGGGACTGCTG AATGATGACACCAGTGGCCCAAATATTGACCTCGCTCCAGGGTCTCTCCaggagaagaagatggatgTAGAGAAAAGGGGCATGGGGATGAATGATTACAATGGAGATATGAGGAagagtggaagaggaggaggaggggcgaTGGCTTATCGTCCACCTGTTTCCAAAGAGGCAGCCCCTGGGGATGCGGGATCCTACTATGACAAG accTTGCCTTTGACCAATCAGGATTGGTGCCTTGGGGAGGAGGGTCCTTGCTCTCTGTATTCACCACCCACTGTCTACAAGCCCCATTCCCTCTTCAACCACACTATCCCCTTTAGACAA GGTGGTCACAGTATCTttggcagtggtggaggaaTGGCTCAGTCAAGACACCAGCCAAGTGTCCCACCCATAAACCAGTCCCCAGGGATACGAGCGCAAGTGCCTCATCAGTTCCTGTCACCCCAG GTGCCAGGCTCCATGCTGAAGCAGATGCCCCCTCCCAGCGGGAACGTGGGCGGTGTTGGCGGCGTGGGAGGTGTGGCAGGTTTGGGGGGAGGTGTGTTCCCTCCACAGCTGTCCCCTCAGCATATCGCCATGCTCAGCAGCATCTACCCACCTCACATCCAGTTTCAGCTG gcttgtcagctcctcctccagcagcaacagcagcagccgcaacaacagcaacagcagctacTGCAAAATCAGAGGAAGTTCACACCGAATGTGCGGCAGCAGGCTGACCCTCAAcag CTGGCCAGGATCATGGCAGTgctccagcagcagaggcagcagcagcaggtcggGGGTTTAGGCAGCAGCTCCAAACTCTCCCCCTCCCACCATGGAGGGGTCGGTGGAGGGGGTCCGAAATTGCCTGGGGCTGATCCTCTATCCCATCCAGGTTTGGTGGGATCTGTAGCCGACCTGCACCAGAAAACTCTCGGACCGTACTCTG GGTTTGGTTCTGGGGTCAACCTCCCAGGTCTGGACCTTGGGGGCTCTGTGGTGGGTGGTCCAGGGAGCATGAAGGACCTTGGCGGTCAACAGTCTCGCTTCAAATGGATGATGGAGGGACACTCTTCTCCAGATACTTCCTCACCTGAGAATGCAATCCACAAAAatg GTCCTGTCACCCCCATGAAGATGCCGGGGGGCTCACCCTACTCTCAGTATGACATGATGGTTGGAGAGGGGCTGGGTGAAAACTGGCATCGCACCCCTGGCAACAAGATGGGTACCAAGCCCCCCACCACACCCAGCTGGCCCCCTG AGTTCCAGCCTGGTGTGCCCTGGAAGGGAATCGACCGTGTTGATCCTGAATCTGACCCCTACATGACCCCAGGGAGCATGATGGGAAATGCGGTATCCCCCAGCCTCAATGATACTGAGCACCAGTTGTTACAAGATAATACTG ATTCCACCCCTCCCCTCAACACCTTGCTGCCTTCACCTGGTGCCTGGCCCTACAGTGCCTCAGACAGTCCCCTCAACAACGCACACAACACAG CAAAGTACACAGACTACAAGACCAGCTGGCCCCCAGAGCCCATTGGACACAAGTCCTGGAAAGCCAGTCGTGGCAGCAGCCAGAGCCAGCTGTCCCGCCCCCCTCCAGGACTAGCCAGTCAAAAGCAGCCATCACCTTCGCCTTGGTCTGGAGGAGGCCCTCGATTGGCCGGCCGAGGCTGGGGCGGTGGCTCTAGCACTACTG GCTCGAGCTGGAGTGATGGCAGCTCTAGGGAAAGCTGCTGGTTGGTGCTTAGCAACCTCACACCACAG ATTGATGGCTCCACTCTTAGGACCATTTGCATGCAGCACGGCCCTCTGCTGACCTTTCACCTTGGCCTGACCCAGGGCACCGCTCTGATTCGCTACAGCTCCAAACAGGAGGCAGCCAAGGCCCAGAGTGCACTCCACAT GTGTGTTCTGGGTAACACCACCATCTTGGCTGAGTTTGTGAGTGAGGAGGATGTGGCTCGCTACATTGCACATTCCcaagcaggaggagcagggagtgGAGGAACCACAGCTGGCTCTGCAGGCACCGGGTCTACAGCAGCCTCCACAGTGGGGGTTAACAGTAACGGAGGTAgctgtgagagaggaggagccGGAGGCAGtaacggaggaggaggaggaggagcaggagtaGAAGGAGGTTCCACAgctgggggaggaggaaatggcGGAGCCGGACATTCGAGCTCCGGCTGGCAGAGTCTAGACAGCACAGGCAGCTCATCAGACCAGTCTGTCTCCCAGGGGCCCGCGCTGGGCATCTTCGCCCAGTGGAGCAGCAATGGGACCGGGGTGGGCGGGGCTGGAAGTGTGGAAGCCGGACGGCAGGGTTTGTGGGGTGGAATGAGCGGGATGAGCGGGGCGGGGTACCCCAGCAGTAGCCTCTGGGGTTCCCCAGCACTTGAGGATCGTCACCAGATGGGCAGCCCTGCATCACTGCTGCCAGGGGACCTGCTGGGTGGGGGGGCTGACTCCATATGA